The Punica granatum isolate Tunisia-2019 chromosome 4, ASM765513v2, whole genome shotgun sequence genome has a window encoding:
- the LOC116202490 gene encoding ABSCISIC ACID-INSENSITIVE 5-like protein 3 isoform X1, protein MEYRSALVSSSRGQGPDFPPRPQQPLSSCSFPFVDVHNNPLGIGNIGRPVNGVDLNGLVRSPWPVSVFSGNVNSRVLTTETGNDVWDEFPSCPMEMINPQVNGSLVPPRVALEEMNMHDDLLARVGVVNGLVFQEDPIRPQPVITPMPEISEQQGDWVQLSSGFDVSQMGIPIPIPGICHASPDSMSIAAGGEKKSGLPEEIKDKTTERRQRRMIKNRESAARSRAKKQAYMHDLEKKVFYLRKMNKWLKKVRSSRCRNNKEMVSSLFR, encoded by the exons ATGGAATATCGGTCCGCCCTGGTGTCCTCGAGCCGGGGGCAAGGGCCAGATTTTCCCCCTCGGCCGCAGCAGCCATTATCTTCCTGCAGTTTTCCCTTTGTGGATGTCCACAATAACCCACTCGGGATTGGGAACATAGGAAGGCCCGTGAATGGGGTGGACTTGAACGGGCTAGTACGGAGTCCATGGCCTGTTTCAGTCTTTTCCGGGAACGTAAATAGCCGGGTATTGACTACTGAAACGGGCAATGATGTTTGGGACGAATTCCCCAGTTGCCCCATGGAGATGATCAACCCACAAGTAAATGGAAGTCTAGTTCCGCCACGAGTGGCATTAGAAGAGATGAATATGCACGACGATCTTCTAGCACGTGTAGGTGTTGTCAATGGTTTGGTTTTTCAGGAAGATCCAATCCGGCCACAGCCCGTGATCACTCCGATGCCTGAGATATCTGAGCAGCAGGGAGACTGGGTGCAGCTCAGTTCGGGTTTCGATGTTTCCCAAATGGGCATCCCTATTCCAATTCCAGGAATCTGTCACGCATCTCCTGATTCTATGTCGATTGCTGCTGGTGGTGAGAAGAAGAGTGGGCTCCCAGAGGAGATTAAGGACAAGACCACAGAGAGGAGGCAGAGGAGAATGATCAAGAACCGGGAATCAGCTGCCAGATCGAGGGCGAAGAAGCAG GCCTACATGCACGACTTGGAGAAGAAAGTTTTTTACTTGAGGAAGATGAACAAATGGCTTAAGAAGGTACGCAGCTCGCGCTGTCGAAACAACAAAGAAATGGTTTCGAGTCTGTTCCGCTGA
- the LOC116202490 gene encoding ABSCISIC ACID-INSENSITIVE 5-like protein 3 isoform X2 codes for MEYRSALVSSSRGQGPDFPPRPQQPLSSCSFPFVDVHNNPLGIGNIGRPVNGVDLNGLVRSPWPVSVFSGNVNSRVLTTETGNDVWDEFPSCPMEMINPQVNGSLVPPRVALEEMNMHDDLLARVGVVNGLVFQEDPIRPQPVITPMPEISEQQGDWVQLSSGFDVSQMGIPIPIPGICHASPDSMSIAAGGEKKSGLPEEIKDKTTERRQRRMIKNRESAARSRAKKQVENETQTYGLHARLGEESFLLEEDEQMA; via the exons ATGGAATATCGGTCCGCCCTGGTGTCCTCGAGCCGGGGGCAAGGGCCAGATTTTCCCCCTCGGCCGCAGCAGCCATTATCTTCCTGCAGTTTTCCCTTTGTGGATGTCCACAATAACCCACTCGGGATTGGGAACATAGGAAGGCCCGTGAATGGGGTGGACTTGAACGGGCTAGTACGGAGTCCATGGCCTGTTTCAGTCTTTTCCGGGAACGTAAATAGCCGGGTATTGACTACTGAAACGGGCAATGATGTTTGGGACGAATTCCCCAGTTGCCCCATGGAGATGATCAACCCACAAGTAAATGGAAGTCTAGTTCCGCCACGAGTGGCATTAGAAGAGATGAATATGCACGACGATCTTCTAGCACGTGTAGGTGTTGTCAATGGTTTGGTTTTTCAGGAAGATCCAATCCGGCCACAGCCCGTGATCACTCCGATGCCTGAGATATCTGAGCAGCAGGGAGACTGGGTGCAGCTCAGTTCGGGTTTCGATGTTTCCCAAATGGGCATCCCTATTCCAATTCCAGGAATCTGTCACGCATCTCCTGATTCTATGTCGATTGCTGCTGGTGGTGAGAAGAAGAGTGGGCTCCCAGAGGAGATTAAGGACAAGACCACAGAGAGGAGGCAGAGGAGAATGATCAAGAACCGGGAATCAGCTGCCAGATCGAGGGCGAAGAAGCAGGTCGAGAACGAAACACAAACTTATG GCCTACATGCACGACTTGGAGAAGAAAGTTTTTTACTTGAGGAAGATGAACAAATGGCTTAA